One Microlunatus soli genomic window carries:
- the mshA gene encoding D-inositol-3-phosphate glycosyltransferase — protein MTGHLPSRPSPARVAMLSMHTSPLDTPGVGDAGGLNVYVAELAHRLGARGVEVDVFTRRRDADSAEITEVSDGYRVIQVAAGPVAPVAKEELPTLVPEFAAGILDGYGDREWDVLHGHYWLSGMAGMIMAERLRVPLVQTMHTMARVKNSNRADDHLTEPSVREHGEAEIVARAAILTANTPDEGEELSHHYGARDDQLAIVPPGVDLEIFHPCDQIQSRERHGIGQDAKIVLFVGRLQPLKAPDVLIDAVAELIKRRPELRETLKLVIIGSPSGPQSTWADALPEAIRDHGLDEQIIVRPHSPRPELFRWYCVADVVGVPSYNESFGLVALEAQACGRPVVATDVGGLRHAVRDGETGLLVAGHDPSRWADALEELIDDPARSRDLGRNGALHAARFSWDNTAAASLAAYARALH, from the coding sequence ATGACCGGACACCTGCCGAGCAGACCGAGCCCTGCCCGGGTCGCGATGCTCAGCATGCACACCTCGCCGCTGGACACTCCGGGTGTCGGCGACGCCGGCGGACTGAACGTGTACGTCGCCGAGCTCGCCCACCGACTCGGGGCTCGTGGTGTGGAGGTCGACGTCTTCACCCGACGACGGGACGCCGACTCCGCCGAGATCACCGAGGTCAGCGACGGCTACCGGGTGATCCAGGTCGCTGCCGGGCCGGTCGCGCCGGTCGCCAAGGAGGAGCTTCCCACTCTGGTGCCGGAGTTCGCAGCCGGCATCCTGGACGGCTACGGCGATCGGGAATGGGACGTGCTGCACGGCCACTACTGGCTGTCCGGGATGGCCGGGATGATCATGGCCGAACGGCTCCGGGTGCCGCTGGTGCAGACCATGCACACGATGGCTCGGGTCAAGAACAGCAACCGGGCCGATGATCATCTGACCGAGCCCAGTGTCCGCGAGCACGGTGAGGCCGAGATCGTTGCCCGGGCAGCGATCCTGACGGCGAACACTCCGGACGAGGGCGAGGAGTTGAGCCACCACTACGGCGCCCGTGATGATCAACTCGCGATCGTGCCGCCCGGCGTCGATCTGGAGATCTTCCACCCCTGTGACCAGATCCAATCCCGAGAGCGACACGGCATCGGCCAGGATGCGAAGATCGTCTTGTTCGTCGGCCGGCTGCAGCCGTTGAAGGCGCCGGATGTGTTGATCGACGCGGTCGCGGAGTTGATCAAGCGTCGACCCGAGCTCCGGGAGACGTTGAAGTTGGTGATCATCGGTAGTCCGAGCGGACCGCAGAGCACCTGGGCCGATGCATTGCCGGAGGCTATCCGTGATCATGGTCTGGACGAGCAGATCATCGTCCGTCCGCACTCCCCCCGACCCGAGTTGTTCCGTTGGTACTGCGTCGCCGACGTGGTGGGAGTGCCGTCCTACAACGAGTCCTTCGGGCTGGTCGCGTTGGAGGCCCAGGCGTGTGGTCGACCTGTTGTGGCGACCGACGTCGGTGGGCTGCGGCACGCTGTGCGCGACGGCGAGACCGGATTGCTGGTGGCCGGGCACGACCCGTCGCGGTGGGCCGATGCCCTGGAGGAATTGATCGATGACCCTGCCCGGTCCCGTGATCTTGGTCGCAACGGTGCCCTGCACGCCGCTCGGTTCAGCTGGGACAACACCGCGGCAGCAAGTCTGGCCGCGTATGCGCGGGCTCTCCACTGA
- a CDS encoding transglycosylase domain-containing protein, with protein MVHGLKRFVTVTGAGAMFLVVSVLCGLLVAALVIPFAAASGFGARAANSQLSRVPTNLTLPPQAQRSKVLDVHGDVLAYFYDENRIYVSLDKVAPVMRRALLSIEDHRFYEHGAFDLKGTLRAFVSNQAAGGTVQGGSSITQQYVKMVLVNEATLAGDEQAVKDAQATTYDRKITELRYAIALEKKLSKDQILERYLNLAYFGDGAYGVEAAARHYFNTSAAKLTLPQAAMLAGLVQSPDAYNPVQHRQAGLDRRNEVLDRMAALKEVTRSAADAAIKTGFHPTKVTQVRTGCVDTDYPFLCDYVRRSLLATPSLGDTKEEREKVIDRGGLTVRTAIDPKTQDMAQRSVSKMIGPKDPLISTMDMIQPGTGLIVAMAQSRPVMGDDAGKGETYFNYSVPQSMGGGQGFQAGSTFKAFTAAAALQDGIPIAKTYNAKKTMNFSGRHFDSCQRRTSVNGDWKVTNSTGVNGKMNLAKAAAWSVNTYFVQLELATGMCDVTRMASRLGAQSSVESAPINSYDDKPSFTLGTVEVSPMSMSEAYATLASGGIHCNPIIISKITTPAGKELAAPSADCKRVISPDVARGVSKVLSGVVSTGSATKARLADHRPQAGKTGTIDSNAAVWFAGYTPEVSGAAMIAVDNTRAPFNKTKPGYRSKGLKGYTVPSTGVYLSGSGGGDAGPGIWKPAVTEYLADKPKTSFGEPSDAIVHGKPVEMPDVAGLSSTVAIKKLQAAGLTVRRVTRPSTTVPRGKFVRFSPASGKIAQYGTVKAVYSSGKPPTKSPASIKSDTPKSSASAKPDR; from the coding sequence ATGGTTCACGGCCTCAAGCGATTCGTCACCGTCACCGGTGCCGGCGCGATGTTCCTGGTTGTGAGCGTGCTGTGCGGGCTGCTGGTGGCGGCTCTGGTGATCCCGTTCGCGGCAGCCTCCGGTTTCGGTGCCCGCGCCGCGAACAGCCAGCTGAGTCGGGTTCCCACCAACCTGACGCTGCCTCCACAGGCTCAGCGCAGCAAGGTGTTGGACGTGCACGGCGACGTGCTGGCCTACTTCTACGACGAGAACCGGATCTATGTCTCGCTGGACAAGGTCGCGCCGGTGATGCGCCGGGCGCTGCTGTCGATCGAGGATCACCGCTTCTACGAGCACGGGGCCTTCGACCTGAAGGGCACGCTGCGCGCCTTCGTCAGCAATCAGGCCGCGGGCGGCACGGTCCAGGGCGGGTCCAGCATCACCCAGCAGTACGTCAAGATGGTGCTGGTCAACGAGGCGACCTTGGCCGGTGACGAGCAGGCCGTCAAGGATGCCCAGGCCACCACCTATGACCGCAAGATCACCGAGCTTCGGTATGCGATCGCGCTGGAGAAGAAGCTCTCCAAGGACCAGATCCTGGAGCGCTATCTCAACCTCGCCTACTTCGGTGACGGTGCCTACGGCGTCGAAGCCGCGGCCCGGCACTACTTCAACACCAGCGCGGCGAAGTTGACGCTGCCGCAGGCGGCGATGTTGGCCGGGCTGGTGCAGAGCCCGGACGCCTACAACCCGGTCCAGCACCGACAGGCCGGGCTCGATCGTCGCAACGAGGTGCTCGATCGGATGGCCGCGTTGAAGGAAGTGACACGGTCGGCCGCCGACGCGGCGATCAAGACCGGCTTCCATCCGACCAAGGTCACCCAGGTCCGCACCGGCTGCGTGGACACCGACTATCCGTTCCTGTGTGACTACGTACGGCGGTCGTTGCTGGCAACGCCGAGCCTGGGGGACACCAAGGAAGAACGCGAGAAGGTGATCGACCGCGGCGGTCTCACCGTCCGGACCGCGATCGATCCCAAGACCCAGGACATGGCGCAGCGCTCGGTCAGCAAGATGATCGGGCCGAAGGATCCGTTGATCTCCACCATGGACATGATCCAGCCCGGGACCGGACTGATCGTGGCGATGGCACAGAGCCGTCCGGTGATGGGTGACGATGCCGGCAAGGGCGAGACCTATTTCAACTACTCGGTCCCGCAGTCGATGGGCGGCGGACAGGGGTTCCAGGCCGGATCCACGTTCAAGGCGTTCACCGCGGCTGCGGCGCTGCAGGACGGGATCCCGATCGCCAAGACCTACAACGCCAAGAAGACGATGAACTTCAGCGGCCGCCATTTCGACAGCTGTCAACGCAGGACCAGCGTGAACGGCGACTGGAAGGTGACCAACTCCACCGGCGTGAACGGCAAGATGAACCTGGCCAAGGCGGCCGCCTGGTCGGTGAACACCTACTTCGTCCAGCTCGAGTTGGCCACCGGGATGTGCGACGTCACCCGGATGGCGTCCCGACTCGGTGCACAGAGCAGTGTGGAGAGCGCGCCGATCAACTCCTACGACGACAAGCCGTCCTTCACCCTGGGCACGGTCGAGGTCAGCCCGATGTCGATGTCGGAGGCGTACGCCACGCTCGCCTCGGGCGGAATCCATTGCAATCCGATCATCATTTCCAAGATCACCACGCCCGCCGGCAAGGAGTTGGCCGCCCCGAGCGCCGACTGCAAGCGGGTGATCTCACCCGACGTCGCGCGAGGCGTCAGCAAGGTGCTCTCCGGTGTGGTCAGCACCGGCTCGGCGACCAAGGCCCGGCTCGCCGATCATCGGCCGCAGGCCGGCAAGACCGGCACCATCGACAGCAACGCGGCGGTCTGGTTCGCGGGCTACACCCCGGAGGTATCGGGAGCGGCGATGATCGCCGTCGACAACACCAGAGCCCCGTTCAACAAGACGAAACCGGGCTATCGCAGCAAAGGCCTGAAGGGCTACACGGTGCCGTCGACCGGCGTCTATCTGAGCGGTTCGGGCGGTGGCGACGCGGGACCCGGCATCTGGAAACCGGCGGTCACCGAATACCTGGCGGACAAACCGAAGACCTCGTTCGGTGAACCGAGCGACGCCATCGTGCACGGCAAACCGGTGGAAATGCCGGATGTTGCCGGGCTGTCCTCGACCGTCGCGATCAAGAAGCTGCAGGCAGCCGGACTGACCGTCCGACGTGTCACCCGACCGAGCACGACCGTGCCGCGGGGAAAGTTCGTCCGGTTCTCACCGGCCAGCGGCAAGATCGCCCAGTACGGGACCGTGAAGGCCGTCTACTCCTCAGGCAAGCCGCCGACGAAGAGCCCAGCCAGCATCAAGAGCGACACGCCCAAGTCGAGTGCGTCGGCCAAGCCCGATCGATGA
- a CDS encoding outer membrane protein assembly factor BamB family protein produces MGWGQVPGPNPAAGSSGQYGPGAGTGAPYGTRPDGPPGQPGGPPGGPGWQGGPGWQGGPGWQGGPGWQGGQPRPPRKSRAGLIAALSIGAGILVLAVVLIIVLVIKPGTRQSATDTGQSGGSATSAPPTREIAWTIPEAGSKEEAMTINSYQADGVFVRATSAGVIGYNDSSGEEEWQVEPTGGYDRVCASSATATDGVIGVIFGAARDDCGQVAAIDLATGEQLWESKADPDFDQASRAAVAAADGKIFAPDPDGTGINGYDIDKKERIWHRRLADHTCSVGDIAADEKSVIMVQECLLQGTNELISLDPSTGRTNYKSNVKILSPVSPAMIASVSPTVIHVGESSGQGELQVFDSSGSVSRTIPAAAGGEEDLEIAAEILNSESSKQHPFPLQVVGNTLIALAWRDDPRNQPPGPPKVAGVDLTTGERAWTTDLPDGDWLIAPDTAGKTPGLVRFPPHEAARTYTVDPSSGELSGGDALAKPDPDYLADHVGFVSASEYLFQVRANDVAYGPAVVAFRQS; encoded by the coding sequence ATGGGCTGGGGGCAGGTTCCGGGGCCGAACCCCGCGGCCGGCTCGAGCGGGCAATACGGCCCCGGGGCAGGAACCGGCGCACCGTACGGAACCCGACCCGATGGTCCGCCGGGGCAGCCCGGCGGACCTCCCGGTGGTCCGGGTTGGCAGGGTGGTCCGGGCTGGCAGGGCGGACCGGGTTGGCAGGGCGGACCGGGCTGGCAGGGCGGGCAGCCGCGACCACCACGCAAGTCCCGTGCCGGACTGATCGCGGCCCTGTCGATCGGGGCCGGGATCCTGGTGCTTGCGGTCGTGTTGATCATCGTGTTGGTGATCAAGCCGGGCACACGCCAATCCGCGACCGACACCGGCCAATCCGGCGGATCGGCGACGTCTGCGCCACCGACGCGGGAGATCGCCTGGACCATCCCCGAGGCCGGGTCGAAGGAGGAGGCGATGACGATCAACTCCTACCAGGCCGACGGCGTCTTCGTCCGGGCGACCTCTGCGGGCGTTATCGGCTACAACGACTCCTCGGGTGAGGAGGAATGGCAGGTCGAGCCGACCGGCGGTTACGACCGGGTGTGCGCGTCGTCCGCGACGGCGACCGACGGCGTGATCGGCGTGATCTTCGGAGCCGCCCGCGACGACTGTGGACAGGTCGCGGCGATCGACCTGGCGACCGGCGAGCAGCTGTGGGAGAGCAAGGCCGACCCGGACTTCGACCAGGCCAGCAGGGCCGCCGTTGCAGCCGCCGACGGCAAGATCTTCGCGCCGGACCCCGACGGCACCGGAATCAACGGCTACGACATCGACAAGAAGGAGCGGATCTGGCATCGGCGGCTGGCCGACCACACCTGTTCCGTCGGTGACATCGCGGCCGACGAGAAGTCGGTGATCATGGTCCAGGAGTGCTTGCTGCAAGGCACGAACGAGCTCATCTCACTCGACCCCAGCACCGGTAGGACGAACTACAAGAGCAATGTGAAGATCCTGTCCCCGGTGTCCCCCGCGATGATCGCCAGCGTCTCACCGACGGTGATCCACGTCGGAGAGTCCAGCGGTCAGGGCGAGTTGCAGGTCTTCGACAGTTCGGGGTCGGTCAGCCGGACGATCCCGGCTGCCGCCGGCGGCGAGGAGGATCTGGAGATCGCGGCCGAGATCCTGAACTCCGAGTCCAGCAAACAGCACCCGTTCCCGCTACAAGTGGTGGGTAACACTCTGATCGCCCTGGCCTGGCGCGACGATCCGCGGAATCAGCCGCCCGGACCGCCCAAGGTGGCCGGGGTGGATCTGACGACCGGTGAACGGGCCTGGACCACCGACCTGCCCGACGGCGACTGGCTGATCGCGCCGGACACCGCAGGGAAGACGCCGGGATTGGTCCGATTTCCTCCACACGAGGCCGCCCGGACCTACACCGTCGATCCGTCCAGCGGCGAGTTGAGCGGCGGCGACGCGCTGGCCAAACCCGACCCGGACTATCTGGCCGATCACGTCGGCTTCGTCTCGGCCTCGGAGTACCTCTTCCAGGTCCGCGCCAACGACGTGGCGTACGGGCCGGCAGTGGTCGCGTTTCGGCAGAGCTAG
- a CDS encoding succinic semialdehyde dehydrogenase: MNDTTAAFAAARAAQPGWAALEPATRAIPFLRLRDLLLDRRSEILDVIQTETGKARLHASEEFLDAVSSIGYYARSGPRLLRPQRRPGALPGLTRTREYARPRGVVAMITPWNYPFALAADVVPALLAGNAVVHKPDSKTTRSSLLLRDLALQSGVDPRLWQPVLGEPADVGDDLIDGADYVSFTGSTAAGVRIAERCAQRVIGCNLELGGKNPMIVLGDADLDRTVPAALRACFSNAGQLCIGVERIYVDRTIHDDFLRRFVTATRMLRLGNGLDYTSDLGALISTEHLERVSGLVGRAISAGARPETGGRPRPDLGPRFYEPTVLTATAPDAEINRSEVFGPVVTVTAVDNDAEAVRLANDSPYGLNAAVFGRDRRRARAVAEQLETGMVNINEGYAAGYGSAAPVGGRKRSGTGRRHGAAGLLTYTQSQIVADQRLVGFDPVAGLSGEQYSRLLARSLRAMHRLHIR; the protein is encoded by the coding sequence ATGAACGACACGACGGCCGCTTTTGCTGCGGCGCGGGCCGCGCAGCCGGGGTGGGCGGCCCTCGAACCGGCGACGCGGGCGATCCCGTTCCTGCGGTTGCGTGATCTGCTGCTCGACCGGCGGTCCGAGATCCTGGACGTGATCCAGACCGAGACCGGGAAGGCGCGGCTGCATGCCAGTGAGGAGTTCCTGGATGCCGTCTCCTCGATCGGTTACTACGCCAGGTCCGGGCCGCGGTTGCTCCGGCCGCAGCGGCGACCTGGCGCGCTGCCGGGTCTCACCCGGACCCGTGAGTACGCTCGTCCGCGCGGCGTGGTCGCGATGATCACGCCGTGGAACTATCCGTTCGCGCTGGCCGCCGACGTGGTTCCGGCCCTGCTGGCCGGCAACGCTGTCGTTCACAAGCCCGACTCCAAGACGACCCGATCCTCGCTGCTGCTGCGCGATCTCGCGCTGCAGTCGGGGGTCGATCCTCGGTTGTGGCAGCCCGTGCTGGGCGAGCCGGCCGACGTCGGGGACGACCTGATCGACGGTGCGGACTACGTCTCGTTCACCGGCTCCACAGCGGCCGGAGTGCGGATCGCCGAACGCTGCGCGCAGCGGGTGATCGGTTGCAATCTCGAACTCGGCGGGAAGAACCCGATGATCGTGCTCGGCGACGCCGATCTGGATCGCACGGTCCCAGCCGCACTGCGGGCCTGCTTCTCCAATGCCGGCCAACTCTGCATCGGGGTGGAGCGGATCTACGTCGACCGGACCATCCACGACGACTTCCTGCGCCGCTTCGTCACCGCCACCAGGATGCTGCGGCTGGGCAACGGCCTGGACTACACCTCGGACCTGGGAGCGTTGATCTCGACCGAGCATCTGGAACGGGTCAGCGGCCTGGTCGGGCGCGCGATCAGCGCCGGCGCCCGGCCCGAGACCGGCGGTCGGCCACGTCCCGATCTGGGCCCGCGGTTCTACGAGCCGACCGTGCTCACCGCGACCGCACCTGATGCCGAGATCAATCGGTCCGAGGTCTTCGGGCCGGTCGTCACCGTGACCGCCGTCGATAACGACGCCGAGGCGGTCCGGCTGGCCAACGACAGCCCGTACGGGTTGAACGCGGCGGTCTTCGGCCGGGACCGGCGGCGCGCCAGGGCGGTGGCCGAGCAGTTGGAGACCGGGATGGTGAACATCAACGAGGGGTACGCCGCCGGCTACGGCTCCGCAGCGCCGGTCGGCGGCCGCAAGCGGTCCGGCACCGGTCGCCGGCATGGTGCGGCGGGCCTGCTGACCTACACCCAGAGCCAGATCGTCGCCGATCAGCGACTGGTCGGCTTCGACCCGGTGGCCGGTCTGTCGGGCGAGCAGTACAGCCGCCTGTTGGCCAGGAGTTTGCGAGCCATGCACCGGCTCCACATCCGCTGA
- a CDS encoding GntR family transcriptional regulator: protein MLLIDSQSPVPPFVQLKEQLRAQIRAGELAPGTRLPTVRKLASDLAIAPNTVARAYRELEAEKLIITRGRHGTQVADATPDDPDAAATASWFAQRMRRLGVTPSEAVRLVNEAFGADDHPATDSST from the coding sequence ATGCTGCTGATCGATTCTCAGTCGCCGGTGCCGCCGTTCGTTCAGCTCAAGGAGCAGCTCAGGGCGCAGATCCGGGCCGGTGAGCTCGCCCCGGGCACCCGGCTCCCGACGGTGCGCAAACTGGCATCCGATCTGGCGATCGCACCGAACACGGTGGCCCGGGCCTATCGGGAGCTGGAGGCGGAGAAGTTGATCATCACCCGCGGCCGACACGGCACCCAGGTCGCCGACGCGACACCCGATGATCCCGATGCGGCGGCGACCGCATCCTGGTTCGCGCAACGAATGCGCCGGCTCGGCGTCACACCATCCGAGGCGGTCCGGTTGGTCAACGAAGCGTTCGGTGCCGATGATCATCCGGCGACCGATTCGAGCACCTGA
- a CDS encoding transglycosylase domain-containing protein: MATRERSVSASALLFVLVSIVAGCLVAGLALPALALAGAGTKTAQANLGALPKALDAPAQAERSTVLASDGEVIGYFYDQNRSYVPLDKIAPVMQRAVVAIEDDKFYSHGAIDLKGTLRAFLANQTSGSTVQGGSTLTQQYVKQVLVNQASLDGDQRAVAKATDDSYQRKLTELRYAMSVEKKLSKDQILERYLNIAYFGGGAYGIEAAAEHYFDTTAAELTLPQAAMLAGLVRSPDAYDPVAHEEAGVQRRNYVLSRMSQLGVIDKADAKNAQATPFDRDAVKTISSGCASSTYPFVCDYAKRSLLASDRLGATAKEREHRLDRGGLTIRTTIDPTAQKTAQKAIDKIIGPTDPLTAVTDIVEPGTGKIRAMAQNNSVMGPDKGETYYNYSAAPDLGGSTGFQAGSTFKAFTAAAAFEQGIPMTRRYNAPVEKSYDGRSFETCDGSSTINGWTVRNSTGVNGRMNMIKAAENSVNNYFVPLELDAGMCNVVQMTEKLGVTSNTAEAPISSYTDKPSFTLGTAEVNPLSMATAYATFASGGIRCTPVMVDKISTADGKELTPPDADCKRVISADVANAVNDLLSHVIADGTGNPAQTADQRPQAGKTGTIDSNAAVWFAGYTPNAATVSMIAEDTSRKPFIAGKPSYRSDGLKGYTVPSTGVELSGSGGGDAGADLWRPTMNKYLKDLPPEEFDSAPDRLTQGS, from the coding sequence ATGGCGACCCGTGAACGCTCTGTGTCCGCTTCGGCGCTGCTCTTCGTCCTGGTGTCGATCGTGGCCGGCTGCCTGGTGGCCGGCTTGGCGCTTCCGGCGCTGGCGCTCGCCGGCGCCGGAACCAAGACCGCTCAGGCCAATCTGGGAGCCCTGCCGAAGGCCCTCGACGCGCCGGCGCAGGCCGAGCGCTCGACGGTGCTGGCCTCCGACGGTGAGGTGATCGGCTACTTCTACGATCAGAATCGCAGCTACGTCCCGCTGGACAAGATCGCTCCGGTGATGCAGCGGGCGGTGGTCGCCATCGAGGACGACAAGTTCTACTCGCACGGCGCGATCGACCTCAAGGGCACCTTGCGGGCGTTCCTGGCCAACCAGACCAGCGGCAGTACGGTGCAGGGTGGATCGACGCTGACCCAGCAGTACGTCAAGCAGGTGCTGGTGAACCAGGCTTCACTGGACGGTGATCAACGAGCGGTCGCCAAGGCGACCGACGACAGCTACCAACGCAAGCTCACCGAGCTGCGCTACGCGATGTCGGTGGAGAAGAAGCTGTCCAAGGACCAGATCCTGGAACGGTATCTGAACATCGCCTACTTCGGCGGCGGAGCGTACGGGATCGAGGCTGCGGCAGAACACTACTTCGACACCACAGCAGCAGAGCTGACTCTGCCGCAGGCGGCAATGCTGGCCGGGCTGGTGCGTAGCCCCGACGCCTACGATCCGGTCGCCCACGAAGAGGCAGGAGTTCAACGACGCAACTACGTCCTGAGCCGGATGTCCCAGCTCGGTGTGATCGACAAGGCCGACGCCAAGAATGCTCAGGCGACGCCCTTCGACCGGGACGCCGTGAAGACGATCAGCAGTGGCTGCGCATCGTCGACGTATCCGTTCGTCTGCGACTATGCAAAACGATCACTGCTGGCCTCGGACCGCCTGGGGGCGACGGCCAAGGAACGGGAACATCGGCTCGACCGCGGCGGGCTGACCATCCGGACCACGATCGATCCGACCGCACAGAAGACTGCGCAGAAGGCCATCGACAAGATCATCGGGCCGACCGATCCGTTGACCGCGGTGACCGACATCGTCGAGCCCGGGACCGGCAAGATCAGGGCGATGGCACAGAACAACTCGGTGATGGGACCCGACAAGGGCGAGACCTACTACAACTACTCGGCGGCGCCGGATCTCGGCGGGTCGACCGGCTTCCAGGCAGGCTCGACCTTCAAGGCGTTCACCGCGGCGGCCGCGTTCGAGCAAGGGATCCCGATGACCAGGCGTTACAACGCGCCGGTCGAGAAATCCTACGACGGCAGGAGTTTTGAGACCTGCGACGGCAGTTCGACGATCAACGGTTGGACGGTCCGCAACTCGACCGGCGTGAACGGACGGATGAACATGATCAAGGCCGCGGAGAACTCGGTCAACAACTACTTCGTCCCGCTCGAACTCGACGCCGGCATGTGCAACGTGGTGCAGATGACCGAAAAGCTGGGCGTGACCAGCAACACCGCCGAGGCGCCGATCAGTTCCTACACCGACAAGCCGTCTTTCACCCTGGGTACGGCCGAGGTGAACCCGTTGTCGATGGCGACTGCGTACGCGACCTTCGCCTCCGGTGGGATCCGGTGCACTCCGGTGATGGTCGACAAGATCAGCACAGCCGACGGCAAGGAGCTGACCCCGCCGGACGCCGACTGCAAACGAGTGATCAGCGCCGACGTCGCCAACGCCGTCAACGATTTGCTGTCGCACGTGATCGCCGACGGCACCGGGAATCCGGCGCAGACTGCCGATCAGCGGCCGCAGGCCGGCAAGACCGGCACCATCGACAGCAACGCGGCGGTCTGGTTCGCGGGCTACACCCCCAATGCCGCAACGGTTTCGATGATCGCCGAGGACACCTCTCGCAAGCCGTTCATCGCGGGCAAGCCCAGCTATCGCAGCGACGGGCTCAAGGGCTACACCGTCCCGTCGACCGGCGTCGAGCTCAGCGGCTCCGGCGGTGGGGATGCCGGTGCGGACCTTTGGCGGCCCACGATGAACAAGTACCTGAAGGACCTACCGCCGGAGGAGTTCGACTCGGCGCCCGACAGGCTGACACAGGGTTCCTGA